One window of Saccharomyces mikatae IFO 1815 strain IFO1815 genome assembly, chromosome: 8 genomic DNA carries:
- the ENO2 gene encoding phosphopyruvate hydratase ENO2 (similar to Saccharomyces cerevisiae ENO1 (YGR254W) and ENO2 (YHR174W); ancestral locus Anc_5.62), with the protein MAVSKVYARSVYDSRGNPTVEVELTTEKGVFRSIVPSGASTGVHEALEMRDEDKSKWMGKGVMNAVNNVNNVIASAFVKANLDVKNQKAVDDFLLSLDGTANKSKLGANAILGVSMAAARAAAAEKNVPLYQHLADLSDSKTSPFVLPVPFLNVLNGGSHAGGALALQEFMIAPTGAKTFAEAMRIGSEVYHNLKSLTKKRYGASAGNVGDEGGVAPNIQTAEEALDLIVDAIKAAGHDGKVKIGLDCASSEFFRDGKYDLDFKNPESDKSKWLTGVELADMYHSLMKRYPIVSIEDPFAEDDWEAWSHFFKTAGIQIVADDLTVTNPARIATAIEKKAADALLLKVNQIGTLSESIKAAQDSFAANWGVMVSHRSGETEDTFIADLVVGLRTGQIKTGAPARSERLAKLNQLLRIEEELGDKAVYAGENFHHGDKL; encoded by the coding sequence ATGGCTGTCTCTAAAGTTTACGCTAGATCCGTCTACGACTCCCGTGGTAACCCAACCGTCGAAGTCGAATTAACCACTGAAAAGGGTGTTTTCAGATCCATTGTTCCATCTGGTGCCTCCACCGGTGTCCACGAAGCTTTGGAAATGAGAGATGAAGACAAATCCAAGTGGATGGGTAAGGGTGTTATGAACGCTGTTAACAACGTCAACAACGTCATTGCTTCTGCTTTCGTCAAGGCTAACTTGGATGTTAAGAACCAAAAGGCCGTCGATGACTTCTTGTTGTCTTTGGACGGTACCGCCAACAAGTCCAAGTTGGGTGCTAACGCTATCTTGGGTGTCTCCATGGCCGCTGCTAGAGCCGCTGCTGCTGAAAAGAACGTCCCATTGTACCAACATTTGGCTGACTTGTCTGACTCCAAGACTTCTCCATTCGTTTTGCCAGTTCCATTCTTGAACGTTTTGAACGGTGGTTCCCACGCTGGTGGTGCTTTGGCTTTGCAAGAATTCATGATTGCTCCAACTGGTGCTAAGACCTTCGCTGAAGCCATGAGAATTGGTTCCGAAGTTTACCACAACTTGAAGTCTTTGACCAAGAAGAGATACGGTGCTTCTGCCGGTAACGTCGGTGACGAAGGTGGTGTTGCTCCAAACATTCAAACTGCTGAAGAAGCTTTGGACTTGATTGTTGACGCTATCAAGGCTGCTGGTCATGACGGTAAGGTCAAGATCGGTTTGGACTGTGCTTCCTCTGAATTCTTCAGAGACGGTAAGTACGACTTGGACTTCAAGAACCCAGAATCTGACAAATCCAAGTGGTTGACTGGTGTCGAATTAGCTGACATGTACCACTCCTTGATGAAGAGATACCCAATTGTCTCCATCGAAGATCCATTTGCTGAAGATGACTGGGAAGCTTGGTCTCACTTCTTCAAGACCGCTGGTATCCAAATTGTCGCTGATGACTTGACTGTCACCAACCCAGCCAGAATTGCTACCGCTATCGAAAAGAAGGCTGCTGACGCTTTGTTGTTGAAGGTTAACCAAATCGGTACCTTGTCTGAATCCATCAAGGCTGCTCAAGACTCTTTCGCTGCTAACTGGGGTGTCATGGTTTCCCACAGATCTGGTGAAACTGAAGACACTTTCATCGCTGACTTGGTTGTTGGTTTGAGAACTGGTCAAATCAAGACCGGTGCTCCAGCTAGATCCGAAAGATTGGCTAAGTTGAACCAATTGTTGAGAATCGAAGAAGAATTGGGTGACAAGGCTGTCTACGCCGGTGAAAACTTCCACCACGGTGACAAGTTGTAA